The genomic interval GGACAAAGAAGACGGCACGGTGACACTATTCTTGGATCATGACCTGTTAAAAGGGCATAACCCTCAGTTCCCATTCGGCGCCAACGGCATTGCAGTAACGAAGGATGATGGAACAATCTACGTAGCGAACTATGGAGACGCAAACATAATCCGAATCAAGGGAGGCAACGTCTCAATATTCGGCGAAGAGAAAGGCTTCCTAGGTGCAGACGGATTAGCCCTCGACTCCGCGGGGAACCTATACACCGCCCAGAACATGGTCAACACAATATCCGCCCTAACACCCGAAGGAGCCAAAATAATCGTCGCCCAAAACGGTGACTCTACCGGCGCGAACGGTGAACTCGAAGCACCCGCAAGCCTAGCCTTCTACCAAGATCGCCTATACGTGACAAACACAGATTATCAAATGGGAACAAACACAAAAACAGAACCACCCTACGCAATATCAGTACTCAAGATAGGTATCTCCAGACAACAATAAGCAGAGTCCTAGAAACATCGCTCCTCCTGCTCATTCTTTCCAAGATAGAGCGGACTAATAATAGTTGGCGCGGGGTGGGATTCGAACCCACAGACCTTCGGTTACAGACTTGGTGGCATTCTAAACCTTAGCTTGTCGTGTTTCTTACTGTTTTTCCGAGAGTAATGCTTATTGGTAAGGCGTGCCATACTTATTAGTAAGGAGAGTAAATCTTGGAGGTAAGTGTAGGCTCGGTCACATCGAAAGGTCAAGTGACGATACCTAAGAAGATCAGGGATGCATTAGGTCTCAGAGAGGGTGATAGAGTCATCTTTGCCATAGAGGATGAGCGTGCAGTATTGAGAAAGGTTTCAGTCGAGAAAATGTCCGAGCTTCTTAGCAGACAGAAGCCTTGGATAGAGTCAAGTCTAGCCTTCCAGAAGAAGTTGCGTGAAGAATGGGCATCACCGCAGTCTTAGATACTAATATCTTTCTTAACGTCAAGAACCGGGAAAAACCCTACTACACATCTTCAAGGCAAGTACTCGACGCTGCAGATGACGGACAGATTCACGCAATTGTTTCAGCGGTCTCAATAGCAGAGATGTGCTCCGGCTACCACTCAGCTAGGGATGAACAAGGGAAAGAGGAGTTTATCACACACCTTGTCTCTTCACAAACATTCACCATCGTGAATCTTGATCTAAAAGTGGCTGACGCAGCAGGAATGATACGCGCCGAAACCGGGCTCAGACTGCCAGACGCCATTATAGTCGCATCTGGATTAGCAAAACAGGCAATCTACATCGTAACGCATGACGAGGAGTTCAAGAAGGCCAAACGATACATAAAGGTCGTGACCTCAAAGGAACTAGCACAGATGCTAACAAGATAATAGTTGGCGCGGGGTGGGATTCGAACCCACGAGACCTTTCAATAAAGAAGAGGCGATAATATTAGGTGTGGATGGAGAATTTGATCCGGTATCTCTTCGTTAATTAGTAAAACCTGACCTATGGTTTATTTCAGATCTTCCGTTCTCGGTGCTGCTAAGATTAGTTTTTGTGCGCCTGCTCGTATCTCTCGTCTTTTTCCTTGCTGATCTGTTATGTCCTTGGTAATGACTAATCCGTGTTTTTCGAGAATTTTAATATCTCTTGCTACGCTCTTCTTTGGTCTGCCTAGTTTCTGCGCTAGCTCCTTAATGGATTTGGCGCTTTGTATTATGTGAAGTAACGCTAGTAACCTTACCCTGCTCGGGGTCATGAGGCTGGCGGTTTCGTTGGAAAGAGCGAGAACTGATTCCTTCTCTTCTACTCTTCGCTCAAGTTCAGACTGTAAAGCAGATAACTCGTTAATGTCAAGTGATTCTTCTAAGGTCGTATCGTTAAACTCTTTCTTAATCTTCGCCTGTAGATCATCGATTCTCTTCAGTAGGTTAGATGTCGGGATTGAATTATACTCAAGGGTCTTAACGGCAACATTCTTTGGAATACCGTATCTCTTTCTAATCTCATTTACAGTTGTCATCTAATCACCTTCTCGATGTTTGGTATCTCCTCAACGACTTTACTGAAGACCTCGTCGCATTCGTCGAGCCGTAACATAGGCTTGCTCTGCAATCTTAAGTGAGTGTGCGGCGCATCCTCCGATGCTTCTCCACTTCTTCCAGCGCGTATTCAGGAACAAAGAATTGGTGATTTGGGCTTAGGAGAATTGCCCTGACCTTCGAACTTTTGATTAGTGCCTTGAAGAGAATGTTTGTATCGACGACGAGTTTCAAGTACTTCTTCCTTCAGCAGTGGTGTACCTCTTTTCAATTCCCTTTTTGACTTTCTCTCCGATTTCGGTAGCCTCCTTAGTTGATAGCTTGCTTCGACTAGCAATTTCGTCGAGGAGTTCGAGTCTTCTTGCATACTCCCACATTGCCTGCCTCGCCACCTCACTCCATTTAATCTCCGGATGCCTCTTCATAATCTTATGAAGCTCCTCGGGCACCGCTAACGTCACGTTCACCAATTCCGCCTCACCTAAGTGAAATAAGTAAACGCACATATTGATAAGCTTTTTATGAACGCAAACGAGAAGTTTTTGGGAAAAAGAATTCCAGCATCTATTCTAGGATGACACAACGTTTAGGATCTGAGCGTAGGAAACCACAGGCGCAGGGGGTGGATTGCAGCACCAAATTACTAGAAGTCATCTCATAAATACCTCTCGAGCAATAAGATGGCGCATCGGAGCTCGACGAATCCCAGCAAGGAAGTTGTTTGAATAGTAGCCACCTACCTTTTATGAGATGACTTCTAGTAACATTGCGATACGACTAGGACAAAGTCATTGAGATTTCGCCGTTGTAGCTCATGAGGTCTACCACTCTATACCGTTTATACCTCTTCCCAACAGGCTAGAGACAATGATCACGTTCTTTTGGTTAGGGTTTGTATGCGGTCGGATTAATGCCAAAAGAAGTCTTACTGCAACCAAAGTAGTGGGATTCGAGTCGATACCAACACAGTCAGGTAATGTATCTTAATCGACAAGAGCTGATACTGTATGCTTTCTTCTCTGATGTGCGCGAGTCATGTCAGAATATCCTTTCCGAAGGACGTTTCAAACTCGCAGTAGTCGTCTCTTTTTGGTGATGCGCTGTGTCTCTTGAACCTGTATGTTCTTCTTGGAGAATGTTTTTCCTGAACTAATGGTGGAACTTAATACCATTGAACGATTATTGAGTCGCCGGATCAAATATTGATTTATTCCTGATTATCATGTTGATGAAGCGTTCGTGCAATCTAGTGTCCTCAGTTAACTCAGGGTGAAATGTGAAGCCGAGCACATTGTTCTGCTGAACAGCCACAATCTGTTCTCCTATCTTCGCCAAAACTTGGACGTTTGCACCCACCTCCTTGATGCTTGGTGCTCGAATAAAGACTCCTCTGAAGCTTTCGCTCCCGATAGATGGGATTTCCAGATCTGCTTCGAAAGATTCAGCTTGACGTCCGTAAGTGTTTCGTTCCGCCGTTGCGTCTAGAGCTGCGATTAAGGGTTGACGAGTCTCACCTACTGTCAGATCGTAGGTTCGCTTCGCAAGCATAATGACTCCTGCGCAGGTACCCATGGTTGGCATCCCCGAGCTAATTTTCACTACAATTGCATCAATTGCCTTGTTGTAGGTTGAAAGAGATCCAATGACGGTGCTTTCTCCGCCGGGAATGATCAACCCATCTATAGCTTCAACCTCTTCGCATCGCTTAACAACGGTGACTTGACCTTCTACACCAATTTTCTGCAGCGTCTTCTGGGTAGCTGCGACATGCTCCTCGATGTCACCTTGGAAGCCCAAGACGCCTATAGTGAGATTCTTCTTCATGCTGTTCCCCTCTCCTGCATCCTTAACTCAAGGCTACGCGTGTCAAGCCCCTGCATAGATTTTGTTTCATCAACCATTTTCTGAGCCTCCGCAACAATCTCCGGCTCGTTGTAGAACGCTGTAGCTAACACGACGGCACGTGACCTTACCTCTGGATCAGTGGATTTGAAGATGCCTGATCCCACGAAGATGCCGTCGCAACCCAAGCTCATCATCAAAGCCGCATCAGCAGGTGTTGTTACACCTCCTGCTGCGAAATTAACTACTGGAAGCCGTCTTAGCTTGGCGACCTCCACCAGTATTTCATAGGACACCTTCAATTCCCTAGCAGCTTTTATGAGTTCCTGTTCGTCACCGGCTTCGTAAATGCTTGATATCTTGCGGATCTCAGCGTTAACTATCCTGATATGCCTAACCGCCTCAGCTACATTGCCGGTACCTGGTTCACCTTTTGTCCTGATCATTGAAGCCCCTTCCTCTATTCTACGTAATGCTTCGCCTAGGTCTCGTGCTCCGCATACGAATGGTGATGTAAAGCTCCACTTCCAGATGTGTCGCTCCTCATCAGCAGGCGTTAACACCTCAGATTCATCAATCATGTCTACGCCGGCGGTCTCCAATACTCTTGCTTCATACGTATGGCCGATGCGGCACTTTGCCATCACGGGAATTGTTACAGCGTCAAGTATCTCTTCGATCGTTTTAAGACCGGCGGTTCGCGCAACACCGCCTGCGCTCCTCACATCGTAAGGCAGCTTGTCTAGAACCATAACCGCTACGGCGCCAGCCTCCTCGGCTATCCGTGCCTGCTCAGAATTTGTGACATCCATTATCACTCCATGCTTCTGCATGTGAGCGAAACCACGCTTAACCAGCACGGTTCCCAATGTCTTTTCAATCGCTCCGACCTTGACACTTCTAACTCCGTTCTGAGCTGGGGTTATACTGATTGTGGAAATCATACTCTTCTTTGAGCACAAAAATACGTGCATATATAAGCAAGAGCCTATATATCAATAAAACATCGGCCTTCCAATTATCTGGATTTACTCCTAATGTTTCTTTTCTATGCCAAGATGACGACAATAACATTCTAAACAAGTTAGAATGAAGATTAACCGCACTATTTCTCAATGGCATATAGAATCCCGAGTAGAATGCAGGATTTTGAACCGACCTCCTGAAATCATCAATTGGTAAAATTGATTAAGAATTCACCAGAAGATGATACAATACTTATGATGTTTTTTAAATTATATATACATCTATTTTACTCCTTCTGGATAAGGTAGACATCTAAGGTGACACCGAGACTGATTAATGTAAATCTGAATAGAGTCGGCAAATTATCGATTTTGGCTGGGGGTCAAAGAGGTGCAAAACCTGTTGCGAGCAATCAGCTACCACCAAAAACTCGCGGCGGACGCATAAAGTGGCTTTTCAGCAAAAACGGACTACCCACCTTAGTCACTATAGTTGTCGGCTTCATAATTGGTGTCTTTTTAGACGGCGCAGTCGGCGTGGTTCTTGCAACCGTTGTGGGATTGTTGGTTTTGAAAGCCTTCAAGAGGCTTAGCATCCCCACTAAACCTTGGCAAGCACTACTGGCAAGCGTGCTTCCGATTGTGTCTAGGCTTATGTTTTCGATGGTTTTCTTTCTGCCAATAGCTGATTATCTTTGGATGCCTTCAAAGCATACACCCAACACCTTGATGAAGTATCTGAGTATCTTAATTGTGAAGCCCGAAAACCTTATGGCGACGCAGTATTCTAATTACTTCCCTGGTCTGACTTGGATTGTTATTGTTAGTGTTGTCCTGATGCTGTGGGGCAGCTTAAACTTAGATAGGCGGCGCAACCTCGTTTTCGCGTTCAGTGGCCTTCTGCTTTACACGTTATCCCCAACCATTACCTACGCGGCGTTAACTGGAGATGTTACGCTACGCATAGTGTCAGACTTCTTCGCAGTCGGATATTATCTTGGGTGGGTTGGCTTAGCCTTATTCGTAGTATCCAAATTTCTGCCACGCTTATTGAAGACGCAGCAACCTACTCTTTCTCCATTAACCCAAGGAAAAACGACACTTATGTCATTTCTTCCTTTGTTAATGGTGTCACTCTTCATCAGCCAAATTGAGGCACTTCAACTTCACCTCAGCATTACAACTTTGCAGATTGATCTGAGTTTCGAGGAGGCTCACCACAGCGTGGCATCCGTCTTTTCAGGGGTGTTTGCAGGCGCTGCAGCTGCTGCAGCCGTTGGTGTTGTTCCAGCTTCTGAAGCGACAGAGGAAAGCGTTGTACCTCCGACTGAATCGCCTGAACCTGAGACATCGACCGAAGAAGGTGATGAGCCTCCTGGGACTGTTACTAAAGTTAATCCCGACGGCACGATAACGAAGATACTGCCCGATGGGCTGAAGGTTACAAAGTATTCAGACGGCACAATATATGCTGAGGCGCCTGATGGTACAACTCAGATTTCTTACCCTGATGGCACAGATAAAACCAATTATCCGGATGGAACAACAAGTGTGGTTTATCCTGATGGACGAGAGGTTATAACAGAACCAAGCGGCAAAACCATCACCACGGAAACAGACGGCACCAGAGTTGCTAGAATGCCCAACGGAGAAGTAGCGATCGTGCGACCTGATGGAACAGTCACAGGTGTAAAACCAGACGGCTCGTCTATTACTTACGACGCAGAAAACAGAATAATTGGCAAGACATTCGGCTCAGATAACAAAGACCTCGAAGGCATTTCTGTAACTATTAACCCTGATGGCTCAATGAAAGGCACTTCACCATACGGTGGCACGTTTGATGTAGATCCAGACGGAAACATAACGGGATCATTCAAATTGAAGACTGGTGACGCGGTGAATGTAAGTAAGGATGGAACCATAACTCTAACCTCAAAAGACGGAGTAGGAACATTGAACCCCGATGGTTCAGCTAAAATGACTTTAAACGACGGTTCATTCGTGTCTACTGACAGTGAAGGCAACCTTACTGGGCACGTCGAGCTTGGGGACGGTCGCAAAGCAGACTTCGACGGTCAAGGAAACATAAACGTCAAAGACAGTCAGGGCAACTCAATGTCAATGAAGCCAGACGGTTCCTTTGAGTATATCGATGAGGACGGCACCAAGTTATCAGGTAATCCCAAAGACGGGTCGGTGTCGTATACTGCGCCTGACGGCACCAAAGTGGTCGGAGACCCAGCTGGAAACAGCACTTTGACTGCCCCCAACGGCAACAGCGCCACAGTGCATGCTGATGGTTCATTAACGCTGAAGACTGCGGATGGCAAAGTCACCAACTATTCAGCGGATCAGTTGAAGGATATGAAAAGTCAATTCCCGGCGGGAAACAATCCTTAGGGGGGTGAAGGTTAATGAAAGAATCAAAACAAAAAACTAATAGCGAAAACATAATTGGCATTTTGGGTACTGTCGAAAAGGCAAAGACCGCCCAGGCAAAAGCAGCAAACCTCAACGAACAGGCAAAGCGAAAGGTATCATACGTAAGGTCAGACGCACAAATTATCCGAAGTAACTTAATTCGTACAAGAGATGAGCTCACTCAAAGTTTGAAAGATAAAAATGACCCGGCGAAAAAAGCCGCTGCACTACTAACGACACAGTCGACTTCAAACAGCAGGGCGTTGAGATCTAAGAGTCTCAAAGAAATGGGGCGCAGGCTTTTTCCAAGAACAAAACGCATCTAGCTTCAACAATTAATGGAAGTTCAGGTCGAAATAGGCATACCTGTGCTCAACACTCATTCAATCTCACATACTGATACTGAGAGGAAGTCTAGTCATAAACTCCGTGACGAAGTCACAGAAAACAATGACCGACCAAACTATCTTTTCGTCAACGCTTTATGCACTGAAGGCTCTCAAAGGGTTAATGAGATGTGGCGCGGGGGGTGGGATTCGAACCCACGAGACCTTTCGGTCACAGACTTAGCAGGCCTGCGCCCTACCAGGCTAGGCGACCCCCGCACGCGTCGGCCATTTATCAGTCTGTGAATATCTAGCCGGAGATTGGGAGCCTGATTCTTAGGCTTTAAAGCCTTCCTCTTCTTTCTGTTCAGGCTAGTTGTGATAGAGTAAGTGGCGGCAGATCTGTCGGCGTTCGCGTTCCCGCCAGGTCTCATTCCCGGCTCCGCCCGGTCGGCCACGGAGACGCGGCAGCGTGGAAGCCCCACCTTAGAGCTGCTCCCTCCCGGACCTAGCTCGATTCAGCGGTTCAAAGTCGGAATCCCCCCTTCGAGAGACCCGCTTCTTGCGACCACCCATCGCGGCGCGGCTTCATACCTGCGAAACCGGTGAGTATCCAACCGGAACGTTTTACCCGACAGTTACTGGCCCCTGCGTATAGCCAATTTCAGGATGGGGGACGGCTAACCCCCCGGCCCTACCTGCCACCGTTAGCAGCTACGGATACGCCCGCTATATTTGCTTGGTGCCAACCCCTCAAAAACAACCCTACAGCCAATCTACCTACTGAAAACCAACTTGTAATACATGTTCTGCAACCAGAAACAAAACTACCAGCAAATCTAACATAAAACCAAAAGAAAAACTCGGTCGATAATCTTGCAACCCGAACCAACGGTTTCAACAAGCACTGCAAGCCTAAAGCTTCAATCCACGCAACTTGCTTAGAACAGCTAATCGATTCCTAACCACATTTCAATAGTATATAGAGCCTCCCCTAGTATTTTTAGCAGGCGTGCGTGCACGAAGAGCGATAATGCAATTCTAGGAAAACAGCTGAG from Nitrososphaerota archaeon carries:
- a CDS encoding PIN domain-containing protein, with protein sequence MGITAVLDTNIFLNVKNREKPYYTSSRQVLDAADDGQIHAIVSAVSIAEMCSGYHSARDEQGKEEFITHLVSSQTFTIVNLDLKVADAAGMIRAETGLRLPDAIIVASGLAKQAIYIVTHDEEFKKAKRYIKVVTSKELAQMLTR
- a CDS encoding HTH domain-containing protein → MTTVNEIRKRYGIPKNVAVKTLEYNSIPTSNLLKRIDDLQAKIKKEFNDTTLEESLDINELSALQSELERRVEEKESVLALSNETASLMTPSRVRLLALLHIIQSAKSIKELAQKLGRPKKSVARDIKILEKHGLVITKDITDQQGKRREIRAGAQKLILAAPRTEDLK
- the pdxS gene encoding pyridoxal 5'-phosphate synthase lyase subunit PdxS; this translates as MQKHGVIMDVTNSEQARIAEEAGAVAVMVLDKLPYDVRSAGGVARTAGLKTIEEILDAVTIPVMAKCRIGHTYEARVLETAGVDMIDESEVLTPADEERHIWKWSFTSPFVCGARDLGEALRRIEEGASMIRTKGEPGTGNVAEAVRHIRIVNAEIRKISSIYEAGDEQELIKAARELKVSYEILVEVAKLRRLPVVNFAAGGVTTPADAALMMSLGCDGIFVGSGIFKSTDPEVRSRAVVLATAFYNEPEIVAEAQKMVDETKSMQGLDTRSLELRMQERGTA
- a CDS encoding AbrB/MazE/SpoVT family DNA-binding domain-containing protein encodes the protein MEVSVGSVTSKGQVTIPKKIRDALGLREGDRVIFAIEDERAVLRKVSVEKMSELLSRQKPWIESSLAFQKKLREEWASPQS
- the pdxT gene encoding pyridoxal 5'-phosphate synthase glutaminase subunit PdxT: MKKNLTIGVLGFQGDIEEHVAATQKTLQKIGVEGQVTVVKRCEEVEAIDGLIIPGGESTVIGSLSTYNKAIDAIVVKISSGMPTMGTCAGVIMLAKRTYDLTVGETRQPLIAALDATAERNTYGRQAESFEADLEIPSIGSESFRGVFIRAPSIKEVGANVQVLAKIGEQIVAVQQNNVLGFTFHPELTEDTRLHERFINMIIRNKSIFDPATQ